In the genome of Vibrio sp. 16, one region contains:
- a CDS encoding DUF4174 domain-containing protein, with protein sequence MRVLLLTMLMFGFVQTTLAYPAHSEKWAHRSVIYFAPTNDEHVKQFLLETLMIECELAERDVVTLVITEDGFTVPSWVREEFNLSGMFHIYDVVPGEHTAVLVGKDGMEKLRWGKKTNWDSIKSTIDKMPLRQYEMAQNASPCSA encoded by the coding sequence ATGCGCGTTCTACTGCTGACAATGCTGATGTTTGGTTTTGTGCAAACGACCCTAGCATACCCAGCTCATTCGGAAAAATGGGCTCATAGAAGTGTCATTTACTTTGCCCCGACTAATGACGAACACGTCAAACAGTTCCTGCTCGAAACTCTGATGATAGAGTGCGAACTGGCAGAGCGTGACGTTGTCACCCTGGTTATTACGGAAGATGGATTTACAGTACCTAGTTGGGTCAGAGAGGAATTCAACCTTAGTGGTATGTTCCACATCTATGATGTCGTTCCGGGTGAACATACCGCGGTATTAGTTGGTAAGGATGGCATGGAAAAGCTGCGCTGGGGTAAAAAAACCAATTGGGACTCTATTAAATCGACAATCGATAAAATGCCACTTCGACAATATGAAATGGCACAAAATGCGAGCCCCTGTTCCGCATAG
- a CDS encoding ligand-binding sensor domain-containing diguanylate cyclase — protein MNERNWSPQLVAGLIYFVLFFVSPLSARASELSEYLFETWTSRDGLPHNSINAITQTDDGYLWFATWEGLARFNGHRFEHFTRGVDSGLIDSGVRALYADANGGLLAGGVRGGLTYRHQRGWQPVEPAGKLINTVLRDPNGGIWIGTQSLGLVYRASLEAKNEIKISSVGVYKLTLALDGDVLVSTNKGLFKVGQEGVVNISAQAGLDPNPIYDAIQLSNGEFLFGGKHGAWRFDANNKLYSVHPTLDSAFITRILADDSGDYWFGTINNGVYRLSNNTLTHFNERSGLLNNRVLSLFQDRERSIWIGTNGGLTRLHKAPFTVWDQHRGLAGDYVRTVLALDSGDIIAGTSRGLSVIRNREIRNVQTDSNQSELLSILSLAPRAEGGAWVGTYNRGVYLFDGQTLAPYPLDELPTHEVRAILQDKQNQHWFGTTAGLLRRSPDGTTRLFTVDDGLVDNYVMALAQDKHGHIWVGSAVGVAVIRGDKVEQIDLTSMEDAQYVFGFYSQGSSMWLATDRGLVRYRFSDKKLSLIGRPQGLPIDKFFQVIPDHMGYFWLTSNRGLWRISLDQANAIADGRATGPIRFELYNERDGMRTAQVNGGSNPAATIDNEGTLWFPTAQGVASTNPRNTEGLVVPHFPTVIERLTVDKTQYDLAQPHVFSFPAGSQRVSFDYVGLGFLSAQHIRYRTKLEGLDNGWVSRGSQTSADYTNLAPGNYRFVVKAYYEHHESDVNLASVEFVVLPYWWQRASVQIGLFLLLAASIALLFWWRLRLLKRSELRLKNEVMQKTLALRKQAAAFEVQAREDQLTRLNNRRAFDEWIEKVVYAPGQSTSFSLALIDIDHFKQINDTYTHLAGDQVLKIVAQEIKNATPQNGFVARWGGEEFVIGFRDWEPNKVFSVCESLRSTIKQRDFGSVAEHLTVTISTGIVNSDNSHDFDLLLRRADRALLHVKANGRDSIYVHSE, from the coding sequence ATGAACGAGCGAAATTGGTCCCCTCAATTAGTGGCTGGCTTAATCTATTTTGTTCTGTTTTTCGTATCTCCCCTTTCCGCGCGCGCTTCTGAACTGAGTGAATACCTCTTTGAGACTTGGACTAGCCGAGATGGTCTTCCCCACAACAGCATTAATGCCATCACCCAAACTGATGACGGCTATCTTTGGTTCGCAACGTGGGAAGGTCTGGCGCGATTCAATGGACATCGATTCGAACATTTCACTCGCGGTGTTGATTCAGGCTTAATTGACTCGGGCGTGCGCGCTCTTTATGCAGACGCCAATGGCGGACTACTTGCCGGTGGCGTACGTGGTGGATTAACTTATCGTCACCAGCGAGGTTGGCAACCTGTCGAGCCCGCGGGAAAGCTCATCAATACAGTACTACGCGATCCAAACGGTGGAATTTGGATAGGCACGCAAAGCCTTGGCTTGGTCTATCGCGCCAGCTTAGAAGCAAAGAACGAAATCAAAATCTCCTCAGTCGGTGTTTACAAACTGACCCTCGCGCTCGATGGGGACGTACTTGTGTCAACCAATAAAGGCTTATTTAAAGTCGGTCAAGAAGGTGTGGTCAACATCAGCGCCCAAGCTGGGTTGGACCCAAATCCAATCTACGACGCTATCCAACTGAGTAATGGTGAGTTCCTATTTGGCGGCAAACATGGCGCTTGGCGATTCGATGCCAATAACAAGCTGTACTCAGTTCACCCAACATTAGACAGTGCATTCATCACTCGAATTCTCGCTGACGACTCCGGTGATTACTGGTTTGGCACCATTAATAACGGGGTTTATCGGCTATCAAACAACACATTAACTCACTTTAATGAGCGCTCAGGATTACTCAACAACCGCGTACTTTCCCTTTTCCAAGATAGAGAGCGCAGCATCTGGATCGGAACCAATGGTGGATTGACTCGGTTGCACAAGGCACCATTTACCGTTTGGGATCAGCATCGTGGGTTAGCCGGCGATTACGTAAGAACCGTACTTGCACTCGATTCTGGCGACATTATCGCAGGAACAAGTCGCGGCTTGAGTGTTATTCGTAATCGGGAAATCCGCAATGTTCAAACAGACTCAAATCAGAGTGAATTGCTATCAATACTGAGCCTAGCCCCCAGAGCAGAAGGCGGCGCTTGGGTTGGGACGTACAACAGAGGTGTTTACCTATTTGATGGTCAAACATTGGCCCCCTATCCACTTGATGAGCTTCCTACACACGAAGTTCGCGCCATTTTACAGGACAAGCAAAATCAGCATTGGTTTGGCACAACGGCTGGTCTACTGCGTCGCTCACCGGACGGCACAACACGATTGTTTACCGTCGACGATGGCTTAGTAGATAACTATGTGATGGCACTCGCTCAAGATAAACATGGACATATATGGGTTGGGTCAGCGGTTGGTGTCGCCGTCATTCGTGGTGATAAGGTTGAACAAATCGATCTCACTAGCATGGAAGATGCGCAATATGTGTTTGGTTTCTACTCGCAAGGCTCTTCGATGTGGTTAGCAACCGATCGTGGCTTAGTTCGTTATCGATTTAGCGATAAAAAGCTCAGCCTTATTGGACGACCACAAGGATTACCGATCGATAAGTTCTTCCAAGTGATACCCGATCACATGGGCTATTTCTGGCTAACATCCAACCGTGGGCTTTGGAGGATCAGTCTAGACCAAGCGAACGCGATAGCCGACGGCCGCGCAACAGGACCTATACGTTTCGAACTCTATAATGAACGCGATGGTATGCGAACCGCTCAAGTCAACGGAGGCTCTAATCCAGCCGCGACTATCGATAATGAAGGGACATTGTGGTTCCCAACCGCGCAAGGCGTTGCATCTACCAATCCACGCAATACCGAGGGGCTAGTTGTTCCTCATTTCCCGACCGTCATCGAACGTCTCACCGTCGATAAAACGCAATATGATTTAGCCCAACCACACGTTTTCTCATTTCCTGCAGGTAGCCAACGCGTCTCATTTGATTACGTGGGTCTTGGTTTTTTATCCGCTCAACACATTCGCTATCGAACGAAACTTGAAGGTCTGGATAACGGTTGGGTATCTCGCGGATCACAAACGAGTGCCGACTATACCAACCTTGCCCCCGGCAACTACCGTTTTGTTGTGAAAGCCTATTACGAACATCATGAAAGTGACGTCAACCTCGCAAGCGTTGAATTCGTGGTATTGCCCTATTGGTGGCAACGTGCCAGCGTTCAAATAGGGCTGTTTCTGTTACTCGCAGCGTCAATCGCACTGCTATTTTGGTGGCGCTTGAGGTTGTTAAAACGCTCAGAGCTTAGGCTTAAAAACGAGGTCATGCAGAAAACCCTCGCACTCCGCAAACAAGCTGCGGCGTTTGAAGTTCAAGCTCGAGAAGACCAATTAACGAGACTCAACAACCGACGTGCCTTTGATGAATGGATTGAGAAAGTTGTCTACGCACCGGGTCAATCGACGTCGTTTTCTCTCGCGCTGATCGATATTGACCATTTCAAACAAATTAATGATACCTACACCCACTTAGCAGGTGACCAAGTGCTAAAGATCGTCGCGCAAGAGATTAAAAATGCGACGCCACAAAATGGTTTTGTCGCTCGTTGGGGCGGCGAAGAGTTTGTTATAGGATTTAGAGACTGGGAGCCTAATAAGGTGTTTTCGGTGTGTGAATCATTACGAAGTACCATTAAACAACGAGATTTTGGCAGCGTGGCAGAGCACCTAACCGTGACCATCAGTACTGGCATTGTTAACTCAGATAATAGTCACGACTTTGATCTGTTACTTCGCCGGGCAGACCGCGCCTTGTTGCATGTAAAAGCCAACGGTCGCGATAGCATCTATGTACATAGTGAGTGA
- the nirD gene encoding nitrite reductase small subunit NirD, with protein sequence MEVVDKVKVCRLDELSPYQGRAALIDGEQVALFNIPEHGVFAIQNWDPIGEAYVLCRGIVGDVAGEMCVASPLYKQHFSLKSGECIEKPEIKLSVYKVEIEEGNVLIG encoded by the coding sequence ATGGAAGTCGTAGATAAAGTAAAAGTTTGTCGCCTAGATGAGTTGTCTCCCTACCAAGGTCGAGCTGCGTTAATTGATGGCGAGCAAGTGGCGCTGTTCAATATTCCTGAGCATGGTGTGTTTGCGATTCAAAACTGGGACCCAATCGGTGAAGCTTATGTGCTTTGCCGAGGAATCGTGGGCGATGTAGCAGGGGAGATGTGCGTCGCCTCACCACTCTACAAGCAGCATTTCAGCTTAAAGAGTGGTGAATGCATCGAAAAGCCGGAAATAAAATTGTCGGTATACAAGGTAGAGATCGAAGAAGGCAATGTCTTGATTGGCTGA
- the nirB gene encoding nitrite reductase large subunit NirB: MEHIVVVGNGMVGHHLVSQLVERGAHLEKRITVIGEERFIAYDRVQLSSLFSGNSHQDLMLSSEEWYKMHGIELMLGSQVTQVERDKKRLVLDGDSVMGYDQLVLATGSYPFVPPIDGKDRDNIFVYRTLDDLSEIKTACQGAKTGAVIGGGLLGLEAANALKLLGVETHVVEFAPRLMPVQLDDGAGQVLKEKIEDLGLTVHTSTATEKICDGESANHRLVFKDADPLEVDVIVFSAGIRPQDALAREAGIEIGERGGIVINDQCRTSDESIYAVGECALWQEKIFGLVAPGYTMARVVADQLLGRDNQGFTGADMSTKLKLLGVDVASIGDAHKATEGAQEMVLQDAVAGIYKKLVVDESGTKLLGAILVGDNSDYDALLQCYLNETELPDHAANLLFDTGMLNGEMDDSAIICSCHNVSKGDLVSAIQAGAHDLDTLKAETKAGTGCGGCTNMVKSVLDAQLTTMGVEVNNHICEHFELSRQELFHICQVEQIKDFDTLLEKHGKGMGCDLCKPTAASVFASLWNEHIMEPQHSSLQDSNDAFMANLQKDGSYSVVPRVAGGEITPDKLIALGEAAKKYDLYTKITGGQRVDLFGAQVEQLPEIWQALIDAGFETGHAYGKSLRTVKSCVGSTWCRYGVDDSVGLAIELENRYKGLRAPHKIKFAVSGCTRECAEAQSKDIGVIATENGWNLYVCGNGGMRPRHADLIASDLSKAELVALIDRVLMFYVRTADRLQRTSVWMENLEGGLDYLKQVVIEDSLNLNESLEAQMQHIVDTYQCEWKSTIENSDKLAKFKPFINADDASQALPYQRVRGQRIPVKEEI; encoded by the coding sequence ATGGAACATATCGTTGTTGTAGGTAATGGCATGGTTGGCCACCATCTTGTGTCTCAGTTGGTAGAGCGTGGTGCTCACCTAGAAAAACGCATAACTGTCATCGGAGAAGAGCGTTTTATCGCTTATGACCGAGTACAGCTCTCTTCGCTGTTTTCGGGCAATAGTCATCAAGACCTAATGCTGAGCAGTGAAGAATGGTACAAAATGCATGGCATTGAGCTAATGCTCGGTAGCCAAGTGACGCAAGTTGAACGAGATAAAAAGCGTCTAGTTCTCGATGGTGATAGCGTGATGGGGTACGACCAACTTGTTCTCGCGACAGGTTCTTACCCATTCGTGCCGCCAATCGACGGTAAAGATCGCGATAATATTTTTGTTTACCGAACTCTAGATGATCTTTCTGAAATCAAAACTGCCTGTCAGGGCGCCAAAACAGGTGCCGTCATCGGTGGTGGTTTGCTTGGTCTAGAAGCTGCCAACGCATTGAAACTGCTGGGCGTTGAAACACACGTGGTAGAGTTTGCGCCGCGCTTAATGCCAGTTCAGCTTGATGATGGAGCAGGGCAAGTTCTTAAAGAAAAAATTGAGGACTTGGGCTTAACCGTTCATACCTCTACCGCGACAGAGAAAATCTGTGATGGTGAGAGTGCTAACCACAGGTTAGTGTTCAAAGACGCCGACCCTCTAGAAGTCGATGTCATCGTATTCTCTGCAGGTATTAGACCTCAAGATGCCCTAGCGCGTGAGGCAGGTATCGAGATTGGTGAGCGTGGCGGTATTGTTATCAATGATCAGTGCCGCACAAGTGATGAAAGCATCTATGCTGTGGGTGAGTGTGCGTTATGGCAGGAGAAAATCTTCGGCTTAGTTGCTCCGGGCTACACTATGGCGCGAGTGGTTGCGGATCAATTACTTGGACGTGATAACCAAGGCTTCACTGGTGCAGATATGAGTACCAAACTCAAGTTGCTTGGCGTTGATGTTGCTTCGATTGGTGATGCTCATAAAGCAACTGAAGGTGCGCAAGAGATGGTGCTGCAAGATGCAGTTGCTGGTATCTATAAGAAGTTGGTTGTCGATGAATCAGGAACTAAGTTGCTTGGTGCGATTTTAGTGGGAGACAACTCAGACTATGACGCGCTACTTCAATGTTACCTTAACGAAACTGAGCTTCCAGACCATGCGGCTAACTTGCTGTTTGATACGGGAATGCTAAACGGCGAGATGGATGATAGTGCCATCATCTGTTCTTGTCATAATGTCAGCAAAGGTGACTTGGTCAGTGCGATTCAAGCAGGTGCTCATGACCTAGATACGCTTAAGGCGGAAACGAAAGCGGGTACAGGTTGTGGTGGTTGTACCAATATGGTTAAGAGTGTCTTGGATGCTCAGCTAACTACTATGGGGGTTGAAGTTAACAACCACATCTGTGAGCACTTTGAATTATCGCGCCAAGAGCTATTCCACATCTGTCAGGTAGAGCAAATTAAAGATTTCGATACCTTGCTAGAAAAACACGGTAAAGGCATGGGGTGTGACCTTTGTAAGCCAACCGCTGCATCGGTATTTGCGTCGCTATGGAATGAGCACATCATGGAGCCACAACACAGCTCGCTACAAGACTCGAATGATGCATTCATGGCTAACCTACAGAAAGACGGTTCTTACTCAGTCGTCCCTCGCGTAGCGGGCGGTGAAATTACCCCAGATAAATTGATTGCTTTGGGTGAAGCGGCGAAGAAATACGATCTCTACACTAAGATCACTGGAGGTCAGCGTGTCGACCTATTTGGCGCTCAAGTGGAGCAGCTACCAGAGATCTGGCAAGCATTGATCGACGCAGGTTTTGAAACCGGCCATGCCTACGGTAAATCACTGCGAACGGTTAAATCATGTGTCGGTTCAACCTGGTGTCGTTACGGTGTTGATGATTCTGTCGGCTTAGCCATTGAGCTAGAGAATCGCTATAAAGGCCTTCGTGCGCCGCACAAGATCAAGTTCGCTGTCTCTGGTTGTACCCGTGAGTGTGCGGAAGCGCAGAGTAAAGATATTGGCGTCATCGCAACTGAAAACGGTTGGAACCTCTATGTTTGTGGTAATGGTGGTATGCGGCCAAGACACGCAGACCTGATTGCTTCGGATCTATCTAAAGCAGAGCTAGTTGCACTTATCGACCGTGTACTCATGTTCTACGTACGAACTGCGGATCGTCTACAACGAACCTCAGTTTGGATGGAGAACTTAGAAGGTGGATTGGATTACCTGAAACAAGTAGTGATCGAAGATTCGCTTAACCTTAATGAGTCTCTTGAAGCTCAGATGCAGCATATCGTTGATACCTACCAATGTGAGTGGAAGAGCACGATTGAAAACAGTGACAAACTGGCTAAGTTCAAACCATTTATCAATGCCGATGATGCAAGCCAAGCGCTGCCATATCAAAGAGTGCGCGGTCAACGTATCCCTGTGAAGGAGGAAATCTAA
- a CDS encoding ABC transporter ATP-binding protein — translation MSKALLDLTQLGMSFPTPNGDFIALKNVNLQIQKGEFISLIGHSGCGKSTVLNLVAGLHLPTDGGVIVDGREVSGPGPERAVVFQNHSLLPWLTVYQNVELAVKQIADQHSGSVDTKTWIKQQVEHYLELIQMSHAADKKPDEISGGMKQRVGIARALALQPKVLLMDEPFGALDALTRARLQDSLMQIQAELNNTVIMITHDVDEAVLLSDKIVMMTNGPAATIGEVLEVDLPRPRNRVELADDPQYQKCRQSVLRFLYEKQAKTAASPADKKDKEQKELATTAKTA, via the coding sequence ATGTCTAAAGCACTATTAGATTTAACCCAGTTGGGTATGAGTTTTCCGACACCAAACGGCGACTTTATTGCACTGAAAAACGTAAACCTGCAGATCCAAAAAGGCGAATTTATCTCATTAATTGGTCACTCAGGTTGTGGTAAATCAACGGTACTTAACCTAGTTGCAGGTCTGCACTTGCCAACTGACGGTGGTGTGATTGTTGATGGTCGTGAGGTGAGTGGCCCTGGCCCAGAACGTGCGGTTGTGTTCCAGAACCACTCTCTACTGCCTTGGTTAACGGTATACCAAAACGTTGAGCTCGCGGTGAAGCAGATTGCTGATCAACACTCTGGTTCAGTTGACACTAAAACTTGGATTAAACAGCAAGTTGAACACTATTTAGAGCTGATTCAAATGTCACATGCGGCGGATAAAAAGCCGGATGAAATTTCAGGTGGTATGAAACAGCGTGTTGGTATTGCTCGCGCGTTGGCTCTGCAACCAAAAGTCCTATTGATGGATGAACCGTTTGGCGCGCTAGATGCGCTAACTCGTGCACGTTTGCAAGACTCACTAATGCAGATTCAAGCTGAGCTAAACAATACAGTCATCATGATTACTCACGATGTCGATGAGGCGGTACTGCTCTCTGACAAAATCGTCATGATGACCAATGGCCCAGCGGCGACGATCGGTGAAGTGTTAGAAGTCGATTTGCCAAGGCCACGTAACCGCGTTGAGCTAGCTGACGATCCACAGTATCAGAAATGTCGTCAGTCAGTTCTTCGCTTCCTCTATGAGAAGCAGGCAAAAACAGCGGCTAGCCCGGCTGATAAAAAAGATAAAGAGCAAAAAGAGCTCGCAACGACCGCTAAAACGGCTTAA
- a CDS encoding ABC transporter permease produces the protein MSSNVISLIPSRELVANKSKAILLPVIGILLFLMMWHFSARQVETSLGTLPGPAQTYQQFSNLVSEHWAERDKEIAFIERQEKRNAAKLARNPDAKVKIRPYTGKPTFFDQIITSLITVASGFLLATVIAIPLGIILGLNQGVYQAFNPVIQLLKPVSPLAWLPIVTMVVSAIYVSDDPMFAKSFVNSLLTVALCSLWPTLINTAVGVTSVDKDLINVSKVLQLSWWQHIRVIVLPSAIPMIFTGLRLSLGIAWMVLIAAEMLAQNPGLGKFVWDEFQNGSSASLGRIMVAVIAIGFIGLLLDRGMLQLQKWLSWNKQLALR, from the coding sequence ATGTCGAGCAATGTAATATCATTAATTCCGAGTAGAGAGCTGGTTGCGAATAAAAGCAAAGCTATTCTACTGCCTGTTATCGGAATCTTGCTGTTTTTAATGATGTGGCATTTTAGTGCACGTCAGGTAGAAACATCACTTGGTACCTTACCTGGTCCAGCTCAAACCTATCAGCAGTTTAGTAACTTAGTCAGCGAGCACTGGGCGGAGCGTGACAAAGAGATCGCGTTTATTGAGCGCCAAGAAAAACGCAACGCAGCAAAGCTAGCAAGGAACCCTGATGCTAAGGTGAAAATTCGCCCTTACACAGGCAAGCCAACCTTTTTTGACCAAATAATTACCAGTTTGATCACGGTAGCGAGTGGTTTCTTACTTGCGACAGTTATTGCAATCCCTCTGGGTATTATCCTCGGCTTGAACCAAGGCGTTTACCAAGCATTCAACCCAGTAATACAACTACTTAAACCTGTTTCACCCCTAGCGTGGCTACCTATAGTGACCATGGTGGTGAGTGCGATATATGTCAGTGACGATCCTATGTTTGCCAAATCTTTCGTTAACTCACTGCTTACCGTTGCACTGTGTAGCTTGTGGCCAACGCTTATTAACACTGCGGTTGGCGTAACAAGCGTAGATAAAGACCTCATTAACGTAAGTAAAGTTTTGCAGCTGTCATGGTGGCAGCACATTCGAGTCATCGTTCTTCCTTCAGCCATTCCGATGATCTTCACCGGGCTTCGCTTGTCATTAGGTATTGCATGGATGGTATTGATCGCGGCAGAAATGCTGGCGCAGAACCCAGGTCTAGGTAAGTTCGTATGGGACGAGTTCCAAAATGGTAGCTCGGCGTCTTTAGGGCGAATCATGGTAGCGGTTATTGCTATCGGTTTTATCGGTTTACTTCTCGACCGCGGCATGTTGCAACTTCAGAAGTGGTTATCTTGGAACAAACAGCTGGCATTGCGATAA
- a CDS encoding CmpA/NrtA family ABC transporter substrate-binding protein yields the protein MKWTSAIKRTLVGAALTTTFYVPTTFAELGEPEIEDLKFGFIKLTDMAPLAVAYEKGFFEDEGLYVTLEAQANWKVLLDRVIDGELDGAHMLSGQPLGATIGIGTKAEVITAFSMDLNGNAITVSNKTWEQMKPNIPVQEDGQLVHPIKADALKPVVESYLDEGKPFNMGMVFPVSTHNYELRYWLAAGGIHPGYYAPTTGDNSGQVNADVLLSVTPPPQMPATMEAGTIEGYCVGEPWNQQAVFKGIGAPVVTDYEIWKNNPEKVFGVSKSWAEKYPNTHIRVVKALIRAAHWLDENDNANRVEAVKLLAKSEYVGADFEVIANSMTGTFEYEKGDVREVPDFNVFFRHNATYPYYSDAIWYLTQMRRWGQIPEEKSDDWYMEVAKEVYRPDIYQQAAEALIEDGVLSSTDFPKFAEEDGFRAPQTHFIDNIVYDGRSPNAYLEKFAIGLKGKDKV from the coding sequence ATGAAATGGACGTCAGCAATCAAGCGCACTTTAGTCGGCGCTGCACTTACAACCACGTTTTACGTGCCCACCACTTTCGCCGAGTTAGGGGAGCCTGAAATAGAAGATCTAAAGTTTGGTTTCATCAAGCTTACTGATATGGCACCCCTAGCGGTCGCGTATGAGAAAGGCTTTTTTGAAGATGAAGGTTTGTACGTCACGTTGGAAGCTCAAGCCAACTGGAAAGTACTACTAGACCGAGTCATCGACGGCGAACTTGATGGTGCACACATGCTATCTGGTCAACCGTTAGGTGCGACTATCGGTATCGGTACTAAAGCCGAGGTAATTACTGCATTTAGTATGGACCTTAACGGTAACGCGATTACCGTATCGAACAAAACTTGGGAGCAAATGAAACCAAACATCCCAGTTCAAGAGGATGGTCAATTAGTTCATCCAATCAAGGCCGATGCTCTTAAACCTGTAGTTGAAAGCTATCTTGATGAAGGTAAGCCGTTCAACATGGGCATGGTGTTTCCTGTCTCAACTCACAACTACGAACTTCGTTATTGGCTAGCTGCTGGTGGCATTCACCCAGGCTATTACGCGCCAACAACGGGCGACAACAGCGGCCAAGTAAACGCAGATGTACTACTGAGCGTCACACCTCCACCGCAAATGCCAGCAACCATGGAAGCGGGCACAATTGAAGGTTACTGTGTGGGCGAACCGTGGAACCAACAAGCGGTATTTAAAGGTATTGGCGCTCCTGTCGTGACTGACTACGAAATCTGGAAAAATAACCCAGAGAAGGTGTTTGGCGTATCAAAATCCTGGGCTGAAAAATATCCAAATACTCATATTCGTGTTGTGAAAGCTCTGATTCGTGCTGCTCATTGGTTAGACGAGAACGACAACGCTAACCGTGTAGAAGCGGTGAAACTATTGGCTAAGAGCGAATACGTTGGTGCTGACTTTGAAGTTATCGCGAACTCAATGACTGGTACCTTTGAATATGAGAAAGGTGATGTACGTGAAGTGCCTGATTTCAATGTGTTCTTCCGTCACAACGCAACCTACCCATATTACAGTGATGCGATCTGGTACTTAACTCAGATGCGTCGTTGGGGCCAAATCCCTGAAGAAAAGTCGGATGACTGGTACATGGAAGTGGCAAAAGAAGTATACCGTCCAGACATCTACCAACAAGCAGCTGAAGCTCTAATCGAAGATGGTGTTCTGTCTAGTACAGATTTCCCTAAATTCGCTGAAGAAGATGGCTTCCGCGCTCCACAAACTCACTTTATCGACAATATCGTCTACGACGGCCGTTCACCAAACGCTTACCTAGAGAAATTCGCGATTGGTCTGAAAGGCAAAGACAAAGTTTAA
- a CDS encoding ANTAR domain-containing response regulator yields the protein MNKNLSKNPLIVCSDRVEESVRLTTQLAQEFDNINSCQLNQLEKMLDREPGANVVVGWQQPSAELRLIIEECRLRKLPLLVVLKQLQSNDISRLPEKMDYVIIPADSQFSLLPWIENACQMRQSVTALESEIEQLEFKLEERKLVEKAKGLLMKMHQVDEEAAFNAMRNSAMQSSQSLAQVAKNLLQTLEALK from the coding sequence ATGAATAAAAACCTCTCAAAAAATCCTCTTATTGTGTGTAGTGATCGAGTCGAAGAATCGGTGCGATTAACCACTCAACTCGCGCAAGAGTTCGACAATATCAACAGCTGTCAGCTCAACCAGCTTGAGAAGATGCTCGACCGAGAACCCGGTGCCAATGTGGTTGTGGGTTGGCAGCAGCCGAGCGCAGAACTTCGACTGATTATCGAAGAGTGTCGACTCAGAAAGTTGCCGCTTCTGGTTGTGTTAAAGCAATTACAGTCTAATGATATCAGTCGCTTACCAGAGAAAATGGACTACGTAATCATTCCAGCAGACAGTCAATTCTCACTTTTACCTTGGATTGAAAATGCCTGCCAAATGCGCCAATCAGTGACTGCACTAGAAAGTGAGATAGAGCAATTAGAATTCAAACTAGAAGAGCGAAAGTTGGTTGAAAAAGCCAAAGGCTTGTTGATGAAGATGCATCAGGTCGACGAAGAAGCTGCGTTCAACGCGATGAGGAATTCGGCGATGCAGTCGAGCCAATCGCTCGCACAAGTTGCAAAGAACCTGTTGCAAACCCTGGAAGCCCTTAAGTAA